In Novipirellula caenicola, one genomic interval encodes:
- a CDS encoding class I SAM-dependent methyltransferase translates to MDAKQHETLTIEQFTQQAIPFAKLPGHSTALDILADLACPDENTIMLDVACGPGIVACHFAPSVRHVTGLDLTPEMIRQATQLQAERGITNANWIEGTALPLPFDDNEFSLVLTRYSFHHFRQPAAVMKELIRVCMPGGRVVVADVSLPKPQTVNYDKLEMLRDPSHVHALSRDEFSALFLDSALSSVQFAEYKVDLALEDQIQASFPVEGGAERIRRMIREDVGVNLYGVNAYFDSGSLRYSIPIVVGAATKNG, encoded by the coding sequence ATGGACGCCAAACAGCACGAGACTTTGACTATTGAACAATTTACGCAACAAGCCATTCCCTTCGCAAAGCTGCCTGGACATTCGACAGCGTTGGACATTCTTGCGGATTTGGCGTGCCCTGACGAAAACACGATAATGCTCGACGTAGCCTGCGGCCCCGGTATCGTTGCCTGCCACTTTGCGCCGTCGGTGCGGCATGTTACTGGTCTTGATCTCACTCCTGAAATGATCCGACAAGCTACGCAACTTCAGGCCGAACGTGGCATCACGAACGCAAACTGGATCGAAGGCACTGCGTTGCCTCTGCCTTTTGACGACAATGAATTTTCGCTCGTTTTGACTCGCTATTCGTTCCATCACTTCCGTCAACCTGCTGCTGTGATGAAGGAATTGATTCGGGTCTGTATGCCGGGTGGGCGTGTGGTTGTTGCGGACGTCTCGCTCCCTAAACCCCAAACGGTCAACTACGACAAATTGGAGATGCTGCGTGATCCATCTCACGTTCATGCACTTAGCCGCGATGAATTTTCCGCCTTGTTTCTTGATTCAGCTTTGTCTTCGGTGCAATTCGCGGAGTACAAAGTTGACCTTGCATTAGAAGATCAAATTCAGGCTTCATTTCCGGTTGAGGGTGGTGCGGAGAGAATTCGCCGTATGATTCGTGAAGACGTTGGCGTAAATCTCTACGGTGTCAATGCCTACTTTGACAGCGGTTCTCTCCGTTACTCAATTCCAATCGTCGTTGGGGCGGCTACAAAGAACGGCTAG
- a CDS encoding DUF1559 domain-containing protein — translation MIRLRNGVTLFELIIVIVIVGILIAIAFPAIQRAREAMRRSQCQNNLRQLGLAIQNYHSSHRQVPGLYNYSPSPINEFHCHSWRSAVLPQLGRNDVLQALRIDLASTSPENQDVINLRIPVFECPSTSTPTEIVPGLNLWRDANGVFSQPTGTAARTDYAAIVGMCPESGSWLDADFGGWGEPKHSDSGQVRYPKRRFSDITDGLSNTLLVGERAGRPDRHHPGTPMIPFTVSAGMPDHHQAAWAVSTHAQHLVLRVEYVINEDNGHGLFSFHAGGVNVLIADGAVRLLNDSTDRKTIRSLISRAGHD, via the coding sequence ATGATCCGATTGCGAAATGGCGTTACCTTGTTCGAGCTGATCATTGTGATTGTAATTGTCGGCATTCTAATCGCGATCGCGTTTCCGGCGATCCAGCGAGCTCGTGAGGCGATGCGTCGAAGCCAGTGCCAAAACAACCTGCGGCAACTCGGGCTCGCTATTCAGAACTACCACTCTAGCCACAGGCAAGTTCCTGGTCTCTACAACTATTCTCCGTCCCCGATTAACGAATTTCATTGCCACTCTTGGCGTTCCGCTGTCTTGCCTCAACTGGGCCGGAATGACGTGCTGCAGGCTCTTAGGATCGATCTCGCTTCGACGAGTCCAGAGAACCAAGATGTGATCAATCTCCGAATCCCTGTGTTTGAGTGTCCGTCAACCAGTACGCCGACTGAGATCGTTCCTGGTCTCAATCTTTGGCGGGATGCCAATGGCGTATTCAGTCAACCGACAGGTACGGCCGCACGAACGGACTATGCCGCCATTGTTGGGATGTGCCCCGAGTCAGGAAGTTGGTTAGACGCGGATTTCGGCGGTTGGGGCGAACCAAAGCATTCGGACAGTGGGCAGGTGCGGTATCCCAAGCGGCGGTTCTCCGACATCACCGATGGATTGTCGAACACGCTGCTTGTGGGAGAAAGAGCTGGTCGACCTGACCGTCATCATCCAGGGACACCCATGATCCCGTTCACTGTGTCGGCCGGCATGCCGGATCACCATCAGGCAGCGTGGGCTGTGTCGACCCATGCACAGCACCTCGTGCTCCGCGTCGAATACGTAATCAACGAAGACAATGGTCATGGTTTGTTCTCCTTTCATGCTGGCGGTGTGAACGTACTGATTGCCGACGGGGCTGTAAGGCTTTTGAACGACTCGACTGATCGGAAGACAATACGGTCACTCATTTCTCGTGCCGGTCATGACTGA